The window gtacaataatttatttcatgttaaaaataatcgatttttaattgagtacttaaattattcatcactatttgagtcaattatcatcaatatatcttggtaaatgatagatttctcaaagggcaattagtttgatagtgttacgttgaaaattaGTCGCCgtaatatgcgtttggtagtgtatgtctcatatttaagaaaaaaccgataaataaccgaaaaaacagaaaaaccgacaaaaaccaACAAAAACCGAAtagataaaaaaccgacttaattggtttggtttggttcccatatttgaaaaaccgacttacttggtttagtttctttttaggaaaaaaccggcccaaacagaaccatgaacacccctagcgAAAACCATCAATTGGATTAAACTAATCATCAAGATAATACAAAGTGAATAATCAAAAAATGGGTTGAAAATCATAATTACCTGAACTTATAAAATGAAGTCTTAATACTAAGAAGGAATTAGTTGTTTTAATTACAGAACCTTGCATGCCTATTGGAGCGAATTGAATGACACGGCcgagggatatatatatatatatatatatatatatatatatatatatatatatatatatataaggattctTTTTTAGGTTTACCCCCTAGAAATATCAAGCATAGACTATGTATCTCTCTTCTTTATAACATTGCAATTATTTTCAATATAGATATGTCAAGCATAGCTAGCTTTTATATTAACCTAATGAATACAtgatacatatttttatatatattttattacaaaATTTATTATCAATTAATTTATATTTTCACTCTATTTTATACTACTTAACCATATATGTAAGTAGTATAGTTTGGATTTTTTGGGGATATGTACACATAATAACACAGCAATGTAGTACGTGCGATGACACTCGTATAAGCAGTCTAGAGATTAACACAGCAATTCCCTCTCATCTTCATCGGCAAATTAAGGGAAACTGGAGGTGAATCAATACTATACTTCCTTCTTCCACCACCGTTCCCATGGCCTTCTCTCGGCGGCGCCACCACCATTATAGCCGTAGACGGTGGCTAATCCCGGCCATCTCCGCTGCCTCTGGTTTTCTTCTCCTATTTATCTTTTTCCTCTCCATTCTCGCTCCTTCTCCCAATGGCAATCGTCTCTTTCATCTTCCCCGTCGTCGTTCCTCGGTATGGCATTCAACTCACTCTAGTTTCTccctatattatttatatttgaccTGTTATTGCATGTCCATTTTCTCGGTAGAATTTCCATGTATCAGGTATTTGATGGAATAGCCGATATAGccctatatattatatttatatatagtcACATATAACGCACGTCCATTAATTTTCTCGATGTATTAAATGGAATAGCCGAGATAgctctatatattatatttatatatagtcACATATAATGCATGTCCATTAATTTTCTCGGTAGAATTTTTGTATCTGATGGAATAGCCGAGATAGCTTTCTAGACGatgatatatttgtgtgtgtCTACATATACATAAGCGCGTGCGCACACACATAATGCATGTCCATTTTCTTGGTAGAATTTTCGAGTAGCAGGTATCTGATGGAATAGTCGAAATAGCTTCGCAGACAATGATACATATGTAATGCATGTCCATTTTCTCGGTAGATTTTTGGCGATACAACGGAATAGTCGAGATAGCTAATTACCACACAACAATATATGCAATGTGTGTGTATTATGTATCGatatgtgtgtgtgttttgaaGTATTAATTTGATTGTAATTTTGTATTTGCAGGGAGAAAATGATGCTGATAATGATTTTGAAGATTCTCAATCTCATGTTCCGGTTAATCTCCTGTCTTCTTGTTTTCTCTACAGTTTCTATTTATTTATTGGATctaagttttctaaatttttGTGTGATTGGTTCTTGAGATCAAGGCTAGATCAGGAGGACTATCCGATGGGGATATCTGGAGTTCCAGAAATTCCAAGTTCTTTTATGGATGCAGTAATGCTAGCAACGAATTCCTAAGTGCGTAAAACTTCATCCCTCTTTCAATTAGTGGAATTTAGGTTGTTGTTGTATTGCTTTAGCTTTTGGAAGAAACTAATCCGTACTGTATTTTTGGTAATCTCATTTTACTCTGCGATTTCTTAATTAGAGTCATTGTAAAATTTGCAGAAGCACAGGACATCACTCATCCAAATCGTTACTTGTCGATTGTAACAAGTGGAGGTCTTAACCAACAAAGAACCGGGGTAAGCAAACGTGCTTTGCACTGGCTCTCAATAAGAAATTTGATTGTTGTTTATCAAACTCATCCTAGAGGAATTGTATAAACCATAACTTATGAGTCTATGGTTGGAAATATTTGTACATTTTGAGCAATTGACTCTTCTATTTTAACTTGAAAGAGAGATAATATTACTGATTGAAGAATGACACACATGTATGCCTTTGTAATGTGTAGCATTTTCTATAGCATTCCTGCCATTAACTACTGCATAGTTTAACTTCTACTCACATCGAAAAACAATGATCAAACGGAATGTAAAATGGTTCTGTATTTTAATGGTGTAAACTCTCTCATCTCAATGACAGATAACTGATGCTGTTGTTGCAGCTCGCATTTTAAATGCTACTCTTGTTGTTCCGAAGCTGGACAAGAGTTCTTACTGGAAAGACTCAAGGTGAGCAGCTGAAAATGATActctacttttacttttactttgtATAGTTGGTTACTTTTAATCATCTTTTAGCTtattgtttatatatattttagaGCTGGTAATCGTACAAGTAACTGCAAAGTGAACTATGCCTTTTCCTTGCAGCGGCTTCtctgatatttttgatgttgattggTTTATAAAATATCTAGCAAAAGATGTTTCAATTGTAAAGGAACTCCCACTCAGAAGAGGGCAAATCTGGTCACCTTATAGAATGCGAGTTCCTAGAAAGTGCACTGACCGATGCTATATAAATCGTGTATTGCCTGTACTTAACAAGAAACATGTGAGTATACCAATactttaacttcaaatactcttTTCTCAACTTCAATATAAATATCATCCAAATGCATACACTTTGTGAATAGTAATCACTGATCCATGTGATAGTAAAATATGTTGGAACTTTTGGTGGAATATCATTTAGCTTGGATGCGAGTATAAGCTCTTCGTCAAGTGAGGATACTACTAGATGCATGTCAAAAGACAATCGTTTCCAAATATCCACTTTTATTCTTTATATCTCTGTAGGTTAGAGGTTGAGGAGATTGTTGTTGCGCTTAGTTGAATCAGGTTTACTGGTCTTCAAGTTAGTTTTTGAAATTTGATATTCAGACCTAGATACACTGCCAAAATAGCAAATTCATTCTTCAACTGTATAAATCATCCTGGATACGGATATTTCTATGCTGTATATAAGATATGATATGTTTGAATGCTGATATTTCTAGACCTATATAGCATCTGCTTCTGTAACAGGCTGTACAGATCACCAAGTTTGACAATCGACTTGCAAATAAGCTGGATACAGATTTGCAAAAGCTTAGATGCAGAGTTAATTATCATGCATTGAAGTTTGCTGACCCTATACTTGGAATGGGTGAGAAATTGGTCCAGCGAATGAGGATGAGGAGCGGCCATTTTATCGCTCTTCACCTAAGGTTagacttttatttatttttctcatttatgTCACATATATACAGTTAGTATTTGATCCTTGTTAATGTTATGGTTTTCCACTTTCCTTTGTCCTGTTTGATTTCTTATGTTTACTATAAGTGTTGTGCTATTTAATTTGTCTATTGCCTCTTCAGGAAGTTAAATGCATTGCCAAGAGTCTAGCATGTAGGTTCTTGGGTATAAGTTATGATTGACATTGCAGGAACATTTATCATACATGAGAATTGTGGCAAGGAATGTTGATAAGAAGCACCATATTATTTTGATTACGGCAATTTATTTTTAACGTTTGATGGATGTTTTAACTAATATTAGAAGAAGAAATAGTGTGCTGATCTATGTTGCTCGGACCCTCCGAAAATGTCGCCGGGTGTGTgttggatcctccaaaagtagtgtatttttggaggatccgacatggGTGTAGCagcattttggagagtccgcaCAACTTAGGTGCTGATGGTGAATATACTTCCATTAACAGGTTTGAACCCGATATGCTTGCATTCTCAGGATGCTACTATGGAGGGGGGGATAAGGAGAGGAGAGAATTGGGCAAGA is drawn from Nicotiana tomentosiformis chromosome 12, ASM39032v3, whole genome shotgun sequence and contains these coding sequences:
- the LOC104117780 gene encoding O-fucosyltransferase 16-like isoform X1, which codes for MAFSRRRHHHYSRRRWLIPAISAASGFLLLFIFFLSILAPSPNGNRLFHLPRRRSSGENDADNDFEDSQSHVPIKARSGGLSDGDIWSSRNSKFFYGCSNASNEFLKAQDITHPNRYLSIVTSGGLNQQRTGITDAVVAARILNATLVVPKLDKSSYWKDSSGFSDIFDVDWFIKYLAKDVSIVKELPLRRGQIWSPYRMRVPRKCTDRCYINRVLPVLNKKHAVQITKFDNRLANKLDTDLQKLRCRVNYHALKFADPILGMGEKLVQRMRMRSGHFIALHLRFEPDMLAFSGCYYGGGDKERRELGKIRKKWKTLHDSDPDKARRHGRCPLTPEEVGLMLRSLGYGEDVHIYVASGEIYGGEETLTPLKALFPNFYTKDTLATKDELEPFSSFSSRMAALDFIVCDESDVFVTNNHGNMAKILAGRRRYFGHKPTIRPNGRKLYRLFLNRNYMTEKEFVYRVCKYQRGFMGEPKEVGPSWGVFHENPSSCICEKVDNATAETSHSTSRLETLPKVTSTDYDIDISENPELDMLLSD
- the LOC104117780 gene encoding O-fucosyltransferase 16-like isoform X2; the protein is MAFSRRRHHHYSRRRWLIPAISAASGFLLLFIFFLSILAPSPNGNRLFHLPRRRSSGENDADNDFEDSQSHVPARSGGLSDGDIWSSRNSKFFYGCSNASNEFLKAQDITHPNRYLSIVTSGGLNQQRTGITDAVVAARILNATLVVPKLDKSSYWKDSSGFSDIFDVDWFIKYLAKDVSIVKELPLRRGQIWSPYRMRVPRKCTDRCYINRVLPVLNKKHAVQITKFDNRLANKLDTDLQKLRCRVNYHALKFADPILGMGEKLVQRMRMRSGHFIALHLRFEPDMLAFSGCYYGGGDKERRELGKIRKKWKTLHDSDPDKARRHGRCPLTPEEVGLMLRSLGYGEDVHIYVASGEIYGGEETLTPLKALFPNFYTKDTLATKDELEPFSSFSSRMAALDFIVCDESDVFVTNNHGNMAKILAGRRRYFGHKPTIRPNGRKLYRLFLNRNYMTEKEFVYRVCKYQRGFMGEPKEVGPSWGVFHENPSSCICEKVDNATAETSHSTSRLETLPKVTSTDYDIDISENPELDMLLSD
- the LOC104117780 gene encoding O-fucosyltransferase 16-like isoform X3, whose protein sequence is MAFSRRRHHHYSRRRWLIPAISAASGFLLLFIFFLSILAPSPNGNRLFHLPRRRSSGENDADNDFEDSQSHVPIKARSGGLSDGDIWSSRNSKFFYGCSNASNEFLKAQDITHPNRYLSIVTSGGLNQQRTGITDAVVAARILNATLVVPKLDKSSYWKDSSGFSDIFDVDWFIKYLAKDVSIVKELPLRRGQIWSPYRMRVPRKCTDRCYINRVLPVLNKKHAVQITKFDNRLANKLDTDLQKLRCRVNYHALKFADPILGMGEKLVQRMRMRSGHFIALHLRFEPDMLAFSGCYYGGGDKERRELGKIRKKWKTLHDSDPDKARRHGRCPLTPEEVGLMLRSLGYGEDVHIYVASGEIYGGEETLTPLKALFPNFYTKDTLATKDELEPFSSFSSRMAALDFIVCDESDVFVTNNHGNMAKILAGRRSDASLSAISILLCNRYSRGHGFKLWKQPLAEMQGDILVISLPFARMVGNYIACF